A genomic region of Catalinimonas niigatensis contains the following coding sequences:
- a CDS encoding metallophosphoesterase, translating to MNRRSFLKGTAAMGGLGLFTGLYTWQVEPFWLEFVKVKMPVKHLPDELVGKRVMQISDIHVSNRFDRGYLIDSFKEAQKMKPDYVVYTGDFVSYETEQQLEQLREVMAYAVKGERGTLGVLGNHDYGKYYTEPEVANNIVDILKDKGLEMLRNEQSEKEGLNFIGLDDYWGTNFHPEKVMNEINHAQPSIVLCHNPDVADEPVWNNYQGWILSGHTHGGQCKPPFLDPPMLPVNNRRYTAGRIALEDSRTLYINRALGHLYQVRFNVRPEITLFTLEKA from the coding sequence ATGAATAGAAGATCATTTTTGAAAGGCACGGCAGCGATGGGAGGCTTAGGCCTCTTTACCGGCCTGTATACCTGGCAGGTAGAACCCTTCTGGCTGGAATTTGTAAAGGTGAAAATGCCGGTAAAGCATCTGCCGGATGAACTGGTGGGCAAGCGGGTGATGCAGATCAGCGATATCCATGTAAGCAACCGCTTTGACAGAGGCTATCTCATAGACTCCTTTAAAGAGGCTCAGAAAATGAAGCCTGATTATGTGGTATATACCGGAGACTTTGTCAGCTATGAAACCGAGCAGCAACTTGAGCAGCTTCGTGAAGTGATGGCATATGCCGTGAAGGGAGAAAGAGGCACGCTAGGGGTGCTGGGCAACCATGATTATGGGAAATACTATACCGAGCCAGAAGTAGCAAATAATATTGTAGATATCCTGAAGGATAAAGGCCTTGAGATGTTACGCAATGAGCAATCTGAGAAGGAGGGACTGAATTTTATTGGTCTGGACGATTACTGGGGCACCAACTTTCATCCGGAGAAAGTGATGAATGAGATAAATCATGCCCAGCCCAGCATTGTGCTGTGCCATAATCCCGATGTGGCAGATGAGCCGGTCTGGAACAATTATCAGGGCTGGATATTGTCAGGACATACGCATGGCGGGCAGTGCAAGCCTCCCTTTCTGGACCCTCCGATGTTACCGGTAAACAACAGACGATATACCGCAGGAAGAATCGCGTTGGAGGATAGCAGAACCTTGTACATCAATCGTGCTTTGGGACATCTGTATCAGGTCAGGTTTAACGTAAGACCTGAAATTACCCTCTTTACGTTGGAGAAAGCATAA
- a CDS encoding aminotransferase class V-fold PLP-dependent enzyme, producing MNKTINNSDSFSKRKFLKQIFTGSVASLSIPAWADAYSSSIKEDFYSLSTHNNAADERYWEMVKKQFTISDKLLMVNAANLCPSPYFVTEQAMDAHEKLEKDVSFQYRSVFASEREQALKLLAEFVGVNTEEIGITRNTTESNNIIVHGLDLKKGDEVLLWDQNHPTNGIAWEQQAKRYGFSVKTISLPLSPTSTDQLIGPFTEAITSKTRLISFSHISNSSGIALPAKEICALAKAKNILSMVDGAQSLGMMNLDLKDMGCDFYTSSTHKWLMGPLENGILYVKKEQLDRVWPAIIGAGWNSESNTVDEKLCMLGQRNEPSASALAAIVNFHHTIGKQQIEERVKALNTYLKQEIKKKIPTATFVTPLAPALSGGVTIMNLPAREPRAVFQTLYEAHGIACAPTGGLRFSPHIYNTLADIDRIVEALTTIV from the coding sequence ATGAATAAAACAATAAATAATTCTGATTCTTTTTCTAAAAGAAAGTTTCTAAAACAAATCTTTACCGGCTCAGTCGCTTCTCTATCCATTCCTGCCTGGGCAGATGCCTATAGTTCTTCCATTAAAGAAGACTTCTATTCTTTGTCTACCCACAATAATGCTGCTGATGAACGCTATTGGGAAATGGTGAAGAAGCAATTTACCATATCCGATAAGCTGCTGATGGTCAATGCCGCTAATCTTTGCCCCAGTCCTTACTTTGTCACGGAACAGGCAATGGATGCACATGAAAAACTGGAGAAGGATGTATCATTTCAGTACCGTTCTGTCTTTGCATCCGAGCGGGAGCAGGCGCTTAAGCTTCTGGCTGAATTTGTAGGTGTCAACACAGAGGAGATCGGCATTACGCGTAACACTACCGAAAGCAACAATATCATTGTCCACGGCCTTGATCTGAAAAAGGGAGATGAAGTGCTTCTTTGGGATCAGAATCATCCGACAAACGGTATAGCATGGGAGCAGCAGGCCAAACGATATGGATTCAGCGTCAAAACGATAAGCCTTCCCCTCTCGCCTACTTCTACCGACCAACTGATTGGGCCTTTTACAGAAGCCATTACATCCAAAACCCGGCTAATCTCTTTCTCTCATATTTCAAACTCCAGCGGCATAGCACTTCCTGCCAAAGAAATTTGTGCACTGGCCAAAGCAAAGAATATACTAAGTATGGTAGATGGTGCCCAGTCCCTGGGTATGATGAACCTGGACCTCAAAGACATGGGCTGTGACTTCTATACCAGCAGTACCCACAAATGGTTGATGGGCCCGCTGGAAAATGGAATCCTCTATGTGAAAAAAGAGCAGCTTGATCGTGTGTGGCCGGCTATCATAGGAGCGGGATGGAACAGCGAGAGCAATACAGTAGATGAAAAATTGTGTATGCTGGGCCAGCGCAATGAGCCTAGTGCCTCGGCTCTGGCAGCAATTGTAAATTTTCATCATACCATCGGTAAGCAGCAAATTGAAGAGAGGGTAAAAGCCTTAAACACCTATCTAAAGCAAGAGATAAAGAAAAAAATACCCACCGCTACCTTTGTCACGCCCTTGGCTCCTGCACTGAGCGGAGGAGTGACAATTATGAACCTTCCTGCCAGGGAGCCGCGTGCCGTATTTCAAACCCTGTACGAAGCACATGGTATCGCCTGTGCGCCTACCGGTGGTCTGCGCTTCTCACCGCACATCTATAACACCCTGGCTGATATAGACAGGATTGTAGAGGCGCTCACTACGATCGTATAG
- a CDS encoding heparan-alpha-glucosaminide N-acetyltransferase domain-containing protein, whose protein sequence is MPSPATRILSIDIFRGLTMMLMIFVNDFWTLEGVPKWLEHAKAGEDYLGFSDVIFPAFLFIVGLSIPFAIDARRAKDDNTLRIISHILVRTLALLVMGVYMVNLENIDGQNVVIGRYGWGILMTLAFFLIWNVYPKNAERKNLYLFLQLTGVALLIALFLLYAGGSTENPKAFQTHWWGILGLIGWAYLVCSTAYVFTRGKLWPVVAVWLFFCLFNVAALANWIDFLSPIRTLYLWPVGNGAMMAFTMGGVVASVIFQQQKQKGMHWSFVGILLALAVVSFLFGFITRPLWGVSKLGATPAWIGFCTGISLLCYAFLFWLVDMKGKKNWAKFLKPAGVSTLTCYLIPYIWYPVIALLGISLPLMLRTGVVGLTKSMLFALLIIGITALLNKAYIKLKI, encoded by the coding sequence ATGCCCTCCCCTGCCACCCGTATCCTTTCTATTGATATCTTCAGAGGTCTGACAATGATGCTGATGATCTTTGTCAATGACTTCTGGACGCTGGAAGGCGTACCCAAATGGCTGGAACATGCCAAGGCCGGTGAGGATTACCTGGGCTTTTCTGATGTGATCTTTCCGGCTTTTCTTTTTATCGTAGGTTTATCAATTCCTTTTGCTATTGACGCCCGGCGTGCCAAAGACGATAACACTCTCAGGATCATATCACATATCCTGGTCAGAACACTGGCTTTACTGGTCATGGGAGTATACATGGTTAATCTGGAAAATATTGATGGTCAAAATGTAGTGATCGGACGCTATGGCTGGGGAATATTGATGACCCTAGCTTTCTTCCTGATCTGGAATGTGTATCCGAAAAACGCTGAGAGAAAAAACCTTTATCTCTTCCTGCAACTTACAGGCGTAGCCCTATTGATTGCTTTGTTCCTGCTCTACGCAGGAGGCAGCACCGAAAATCCCAAAGCTTTTCAGACACACTGGTGGGGCATACTGGGACTGATCGGCTGGGCTTATCTGGTATGCAGCACCGCCTATGTTTTTACCAGAGGTAAACTATGGCCGGTTGTAGCCGTTTGGTTATTCTTTTGCCTGTTCAATGTAGCTGCTCTGGCAAACTGGATAGATTTCCTTTCACCCATCCGAACGCTGTACCTGTGGCCGGTAGGCAATGGTGCAATGATGGCTTTTACGATGGGTGGCGTAGTAGCTTCTGTTATTTTCCAGCAGCAAAAGCAAAAAGGGATGCACTGGAGCTTCGTAGGTATATTGCTGGCCCTGGCTGTTGTCTCTTTTCTCTTTGGCTTTATCACAAGACCTTTGTGGGGTGTTTCCAAACTCGGTGCTACTCCTGCCTGGATTGGCTTTTGTACCGGGATCAGCCTGCTTTGCTACGCTTTTTTGTTTTGGCTGGTGGATATGAAGGGAAAGAAAAACTGGGCTAAGTTTTTAAAGCCTGCCGGTGTGAGTACTTTAACCTGCTATCTCATTCCCTACATCTGGTATCCTGTCATCGCATTGTTAGGCATCAGTTTGCCTTTAATGCTTCGTACTGGTGTAGTCGGACTCACTAAATCCATGCTATTTGCCCTACTGATTATTGGTATCACTGCCCTGCTCAACAAGGCATATATCAAGTTGAAGATTTAA
- a CDS encoding MBL fold metallo-hydrolase RNA specificity domain-containing protein — MNVSIHFLGAAQSVTGSKHLLHFDDFQVLMDCGLFQGLKELRLRNWNKFPMDVSQVEALVLSHAHIDHIGYLPKLVKEGFDGPVYCTSATADLARILLLDSAKLQEEEAEWAKKKGYSKHNPPKPLYTTEEAENTFRLFQPYEFDEDIYLRDDIRIKFHNAGHILGAAWVELTVQRAKQQKTIIFSGDIGRYHQPVLRDPVSMKQADILITESTYGDRDNLFEDPSEEFAQIVNEAMEREGCLLIPAFALGRTQTVMYYLKKLMETGKIPKVPVYLDSPMAINMTQLYKRHFSYHKLHDEELGQDSLFDYEFFNYYRSAAASKGINEIRRNAIIVSSSGMCTGGRILHHLYHRLPRQEDTILFVGFQAKGTRGRRILEQEETIRIFGQDVPRKLQVRKIDGLSAHADKNELLKWVGTLQEAPKRTFIVHGETESAQALQQTLTQKLGWPNVIVPDYMEQHMLFENI; from the coding sequence ATGAACGTATCTATCCATTTTTTGGGCGCTGCCCAATCGGTGACCGGCTCCAAACACCTGCTCCATTTTGATGATTTTCAGGTACTGATGGATTGTGGGCTTTTTCAGGGTCTCAAAGAATTGCGCCTGCGCAACTGGAATAAATTTCCTATGGATGTCTCTCAGGTAGAAGCACTGGTGCTTTCTCATGCCCATATTGACCATATCGGCTATCTGCCCAAATTGGTCAAAGAAGGCTTTGATGGACCTGTATATTGTACTTCTGCTACGGCCGATCTTGCCAGAATCTTACTCCTTGATTCTGCTAAACTACAGGAAGAAGAAGCCGAATGGGCTAAAAAGAAAGGCTACTCCAAACACAATCCACCCAAACCTCTGTACACCACCGAAGAGGCAGAAAATACTTTCCGGCTTTTTCAGCCCTATGAATTTGACGAAGATATTTACCTGCGTGATGACATCCGTATCAAGTTTCACAACGCCGGACATATCCTGGGTGCTGCCTGGGTGGAGTTAACTGTTCAAAGGGCAAAGCAGCAAAAGACGATTATCTTCTCCGGCGACATTGGCCGTTACCATCAGCCGGTGTTGCGTGATCCGGTGTCTATGAAACAGGCCGATATCCTGATTACCGAATCTACCTATGGCGACCGCGATAACCTTTTTGAAGATCCTTCAGAAGAATTTGCTCAGATTGTCAATGAAGCAATGGAAAGAGAAGGGTGTCTGCTCATTCCTGCCTTTGCCTTAGGACGTACTCAGACGGTGATGTATTATCTGAAAAAGCTGATGGAGACAGGTAAAATCCCGAAAGTTCCTGTATATCTGGATAGTCCTATGGCCATCAACATGACACAACTGTATAAACGTCATTTTTCTTATCATAAACTGCATGATGAAGAACTGGGCCAGGATTCTCTCTTTGACTATGAATTTTTTAACTACTACCGAAGCGCCGCGGCTTCCAAAGGCATTAACGAGATCCGCCGCAATGCCATCATCGTATCTTCCAGTGGAATGTGTACCGGTGGGCGTATATTGCATCATCTCTACCACCGCCTTCCCCGCCAGGAGGATACTATCCTTTTTGTAGGCTTCCAGGCCAAAGGCACCCGCGGACGCCGAATACTGGAGCAGGAAGAAACCATCCGCATCTTTGGACAGGATGTTCCGCGCAAGCTGCAAGTGCGCAAGATTGATGGCCTTTCAGCACATGCAGACAAAAACGAATTGCTCAAATGGGTAGGTACGCTTCAGGAAGCACCCAAACGCACTTTTATTGTCCATGGTGAAACCGAAAGCGCTCAGGCATTACAACAAACTTTAACCCAAAAGCTGGGCTGGCCAAATGTAATCGTACCTGATTATATGGAGCAGCACATGCTGTTTGAAAATATATAA